AAGCAAAAAAACCCGTCCTTTTTATCGGCGGCGGGGTTATCTCATCAGGAGCAGCGATTGATTTAAGAGAAATCGTAAAGCATTCGCGGATTCCGGTTGTCAGCTCCTTGATGGGAATCGGCGCAATGGAGGCTGGCAATCCTTTATTTCTTGGGATGCTTGGCATGCACGGAACCTATGCAGCCAATAAAGCGGTGCATCACTGTGATCTTTTAATCAGTATAGGGGTTCGCTTCAGTGACCGCGTTACTGGAAAGGTGAGTAGTTTTTCACCGAATTCCAAAAAGATTCACGTCGATATCGATCCTGCCGAAATTAATAAAATCATTCCCGCTGACCTGCCTATTGTCAGCGACGCAAAAGAATTTCTTTTTCAATTAAAAGACAAACTGGACTATGAACAGATAAGGAAACATGCAGATGACTGGGTCAATGAAGCGGTAGATTGGAAACGGACTGTGCCACGTTTTGACAAATCTAACTGTTTCTTAAGCCCACAGACCGTGATTCAAACCCTGGCCAAGTATTCCGGTGACGAAACCATTGTCGTAACAGATGTTGGGCAACACCAAATTTGGACGGCTCACCATTACCGCTTTTCAAAGCCGAGGACCTTTTTAAGTTCAGGCGGCTTAGGGACAATGGGTTATGGGCTGCCTGCAGCAATTGGCGCAGCGGCTGCTTTCCCAGAAAAAACCATTCTCTGTGTTTCCGGTGATGGCAGCTTTCAAATGAATCTAAAAGAATTGGTGACAGCGGTCAAATACGAACTGCCGCTAAAAATGGCGATTTTAAATAACGGCTATCTTGGTATGGTGCGCCAATGGCAGGAGTTGTTCTACAACGGCCGCTATTCGGCCGTCAAATTAAGCTCCCCTCATTTTTCCAAACTAGCCGAAGCCTATGGCATTCCAGGTTATTATGCTCATTCCAGCCAAGAAGCACAGCAGGTGATTGAGGCTGGATTAAAGCATCATGGGCCTGTATTGATGGAATTCAATGTGGTCGAAGAGGAGAACGTTTATCCGATTGTGCCGCCAAATCACAGTAACCATCAGCTAATTTTATCGCGCTAAAAATGAAATAGAACTACTCTTTAACGAGTGGTTTTTTTTTCAGTCTTTTTTATTAGTGACATTTGCGAGCAGACTGCGTTAGTATATTTTTAATAGAATGGTTGATCTGTAAAAATTTACAAAAGGGGAAAAACTCATGTCTGACGATAAAAATCAACAAAACGGCATTTTTCGATCCGTCTGCTCTCTCGATTGCCCAGACCAATGCGGGCTGCTCCTCCACAAAAAGGATGGAAAAATTGTAAAGGTGGAGGGAGATCCGAATCATCCCGTCACCCAAGGAAATATCTGCAACAAAGTCCGAAATATGGCGGAGCGAATCTATGATGGAAAAAGGTTGAAAACGCCTCTGAAACGGATAGGACAAAAAGGAGAGGGAAAGTTCACCCCGATCAGCTGGGAGGAAGCTATTAGCACGATCACAACTCGGTGGAAAGAGATGATACAAACGGATGGGCCGGAAAGCATTCTCCCCTACAGTTTTTACGGGAATATGGGCAGGATTGCAGCGGAAGGTATCGACCGCCGTTTTTGGAATCACCTCGGCGCCTCGCAGTTGGACCGAGCCATTTGCTCATCCGCAGGGTCTGTCGGTTACAAATATACAATGGGCGGCAGCTTCGGAATCGATCCAGAGGACACCATTCATTCCAAGCTGATTATTTTTTGGGGAATTAATGCGGCCAGTACCAATATGCATCAGGTTGTCCTGGCACAAAAGGCCCGCAAGCAAAATGGCGCCAAAATTGTGGTCATTGACGTTCAAAAAAATCAGACTGCGAGATTGGCAGATTGGTTTATTCCGATCTATCCTGGAACCGACAGCGCCCTCGCTTTAGGGCTCATGCATATTTTGTTTGCTGAAAATATGGTTGATGATGATTTTTTACAAAAATATACGGTGGGATACACAGAACTCCGGGAACATATCGCTTCATACGATCCAGTGAAGGTCGCTGAAATCACTGGCGTACCTGTCGAAGATATATATAAGCTGGCTCGTATGTATGGAACCACTTCGCCGGCGTATATTCGGATTGGAAATGGGCCTCAGCATCATGATAATGGTGGGATGTTCGTCCGGACTGTTTCCTGTATGCCGGCCATAACCGGTCAGTGGCTTGTGAAAGGCGGAGGTGCCATTAAGGGGAACTCTGGATACCTTGCTTTTAATAGTGAAAGCTTGCAGCGTCCGGACCTTTTGAAAAATAAACATACCCGCGTCATTAACATGAACCAGCTTGGTGATGCCTTAATGGATCTGAACCCGCCGGTAAAATCGCTGTATGTGTACGGGTCGAATCCTGCGGTGGTGGCTCCTTCGAGCAATAAGGTCCGTAATGGTCTTGCCCGTGAGGATTTATTTATGGTTGTACATGATTTGTTTTTAACAGAAACGGCGAAATATGCTGATCTTGTTTTACCAGCCACTTCCTCGTTTGAAAATACGGATTTTTACACCTCGTATTGGCACCATTACATTCAGCTTCAACAACCGGTGATCGAACCATTTGCAGAGGCGAAGTCCAATGTGGAGGTTTTCCGCTTGTTGGCGGCGGGGATGGGGTTTACGGATTCGGTTTTTGCAGAAACAGAAGCAGAAATGATCGCTTCAGCTTTAGATCATCCGCAAAACCCTTATTTGGAAGGAATCTGCTATGAAAATTTGGTGGAGAAAACGTATATGAAAGCACAAACCAAACCACTGTTCTCTGGCGCTCTACCTACACCAAGCGGAAAAATAGAATTATATTCTGAGAGGATGAAGCAGGACGGTTATCCGCCACTCCCAACCTATATTCCTTTGGCAGACGACGGGGATTTCCGGTTTAGCTTTGTCCCGGGACCGACCCATCATTTCTTGAACTCTACTTTTTCAAACAACAGTAAGCACATTTCTCTCGAAAAAGAACCTAGGCTGTTTATGCATCAATTGGATGCTGAGTCATTGGGAATCAAGGATGGCGATTTAGTCCGCGTTTGGAATCTTCGTGGTGAGTGTATGATCAAAGCAGCGGTTGGCGAACAGGTTCTCCCAGGAGTCGTCGTCACACAAGGACTGTGGGCAGATGCCGCGGAGTCAACATATGCTGGAGCCCCGGTCAGCTCTGCAGGCCGTGCTGACACATATGTCCAATCAGCCAAATACCTCATCAACCAACTCACCCCCGACCGAATCGCCGACATGGGGGGCGGTGCCGTCTTCTTCTCCGGAAGAGTAAATGTAGAAAAGATCTAACGGGGTCATTCATTTTGGTGCTGTCTCATTTTGGCGGTGTCATTCGGTGGTGTCAGGCACCGCTCGTGGACAAATAGCCTCTTTGTACACGCTGGGAGGACATTTAGGAAAATATATCCAAAATAATATGATAGTAAGAAAAAAAGGAAGAGAGAAGTAGGGTACACTCCTCTCTTCTATTTGCTGCTGTTTAAGTAGTTTTATAGGCCTTGTAGCCTTTACCCAGCATTTCATGTACATTATGTGCGGTGACGTAGGCGTTTTGGTCGACTTCCTGGATGATATTTTTTAACTGGACGATTTCCTGTTTATTAACCACAATATAGAGGACCTCTTTGTTTTGTCCCGTGTAACCGCCACGGCCATCCAATACGGTGAGTCCACGTGACATTTTACTTGTAATATTCTCCAGGACCTTCTCGGGTGAATTGGAGATGATCATCACTGCCACTCTTTCATCTAACCCTTCAACAATGAAGTCAATGGCTTTCGCTCCAACATATACCGCCAGAAGTGTGTACATCGATTTTTCCAATCCGATAATAAAGACTGAGCCAGTGACAACGACAATATCCATAATAAGAACAGCTTTCCCCATACTCCAACCTAAAAATTGATTTGCCAAACTAGCCAAAATTGTCGTTCCACCTGACGTTCCGCCACTGCGAAAAACAAAGCCCACTCCTGCCCCAACCAACAACCCGGCAAAAATGGAGGCTAGCAGTGTATCGTGGGTTAACGGTTTTTCAATCGTTTCTGTCAATGACATAAAGATCGAGGATGCCGCGATGGAAATGAGCGTATACGTAAATGCCCGTTTTTCAAAAAACTTATAGCCTACAACAAGCAGTAGGGCGTTTAAAATAAAATTGACCACCCCCGGCGACCAATTAAACAAATAGTGGGCCACAATCGTGATCCCCAATATACCGCCCTCGGACAGCCGATTTGGGATTGTGAAATAGTTAACACCCACCGCATAAATAAGGGATCCGAACAAAATCAGCCATAAATCTTTCAACGTCTTTTTCATCTCTATAACTCCCTTTTCCCCATGCCAATCATTGCTAAAAACAAATCACTCTCTAATAGTCTCATAATCTATAAGACCCCCTCATACGAAAAATACCACAGTATCTAATACTGTGGTAGACAAATTTTTTCAAATATTGGTGTCAGGCACCGCCCGTGGACAAAACCGCCATTATGTCCACCTGGGATGGACAATTAGGATGCCCTGGGATTATGGTGTCAGGCACCATTTTTTTACTTGGTCTTGGAGCTGCCGACCCAGGCACCGCCGGCTCCAAGTTTGTAGCCGTTGATGGTGGTGTTGTAGGCCATTGAGCCGTCTTTGTAAAGGTAGTACCATTTGCCGCCGGTTTGGATCCAGCCGATTTTCATGGCGCCATTGGATGCTAGATAGTACCATTTGGTGCCTATTTTCACCCAGCCCGTTTTCATAGCGCCGCTTGCGTCGAGGTAATACCATGTGCTGCCGCTCTGCAGCCAGCCGGTTTTCATTACACCATTTCCATTGAAGTAGTACCATTTTCCGTTCACCTGAAGCCAGCCCGTCACTTTTTTCTCGGTAGATAGATTATAGTAATACCAGCTTCCGCCCGATTTCACCCAGCCTTCCAATGGAACAGTCTTCACGGTAATGGATGCAGCTGAGCTTACATTCCCTGAATCATCTTTTTCGAAAATTTGAACAACCGTCCCGCCAGCTTGCTGCGGAATATTGATCGTAAATGCCCCCGAACTACTCGTATAGGCAATGCCAATTTCCTTTTGTCCAACATAAACCGAAACAGTAGTATCTGGATCCGCTGTTCCCTTTACTTGTGTATCGCTATTCCAGATCGTACTCACAACAGGGGTATTTAAAGGTAATGGATTCGCCGGCCCAGTTCCTTGGTCTTTATTCAAAAAGGTATAAGTGACATTAGCGCCTTTGTTGACAGGAACAGAAAAGCCCTCTGCTGAGTTAAAACTTTCTACAACAGCCCCCCCGCCCCTTAGATTGGTGGTGCTGCCAGTGAAGATTTGCGGATTAATAGAATCAAAGAACGGATCCCCTTTGAAACCGTATAGGCCTGTAGGAGATTTCAACAACAAGGCAATACGGAAATCCGTCATTAATTTTCCAAACGTAATATTCGGGCTGATATACTTTTTCGCCACATCTTCAACAGCCTTATAATTATTATTAGGATCATCGATGATTTCTTTAAAAATCCGATCCCCTTGACCGCACTGAATTTTTAAATACTGAATAAATAAATAGGACAAAGAATAATTAGCCAATGTGTCGCCGGCATCATCCCAATATAACAGCGACTGCCCGTTGCGAATTGCCGCAGACTCGTTATAATACGCTAACCGGTCCTCTTGACCATGTCCCGAATAAATTTGTTCCGAAGCCATCGCCAAGCCTTCATCCAGCCATGTATCCATTGGATCTCCTTTTTCAACAAGGACATTTTGGTTAAAATTCACCATATGCTGGAATTCATGTGCCAATGTACTGTATGCTTGAGTGACATCTTTTGTCGTACCAGTACCCATCGTTGGGTAGGTGTCAATGTAAAAAATTTCCGATTTATTAGATTGTGCCGTGTTATATAAATCTTCAGCCCCGAAATATCCGGCAACATAACCGCCGGTTTCAGCAAAATCATCCTGAATGTCATAGCAAAGAATATTAATCTTTCCATCATGGTTGATATCCGGTGCCGCTCCAAAATTGTTGGTAACTTCCGGATAAATATTCGTATCAAATTCCGCCCCCAGCTTGGCCGCATCTGTGTCCGAAATTTGATTATTATTCACCCAAACCTGGGCTTTCGTTCCACTGTAAGCTAACCTGGCACTGATTTGATAATTTTGGTTCGTGTTCAAGTCGGTTACCCAAAACAATTTGCTATCGCCCACATGGTAAACCGTGGTGGTTGTTAGCATACTTTTGCGAATGACTTTATTTTGGCTAACGGTTCCGTCAAAAGGTTTATTGTAATCTACCTGATAAGTGCCGGATTTTAATCCTGTTTTTAAACTTTTAAGCTCCAG
Above is a genomic segment from Neobacillus endophyticus containing:
- a CDS encoding YitT family protein — encoded protein: MKKTLKDLWLILFGSLIYAVGVNYFTIPNRLSEGGILGITIVAHYLFNWSPGVVNFILNALLLVVGYKFFEKRAFTYTLISIAASSIFMSLTETIEKPLTHDTLLASIFAGLLVGAGVGFVFRSGGTSGGTTILASLANQFLGWSMGKAVLIMDIVVVTGSVFIIGLEKSMYTLLAVYVGAKAIDFIVEGLDERVAVMIISNSPEKVLENITSKMSRGLTVLDGRGGYTGQNKEVLYIVVNKQEIVQLKNIIQEVDQNAYVTAHNVHEMLGKGYKAYKTT
- a CDS encoding Ig-like domain-containing protein; its protein translation is MRKLTAMVLALPLLLAPATGYAEGLGSTVLKSGKMEQPENAARTLKDVAYTPSPSSNLKSSTSLGDRYVVISNESTDEISSQSTGSLELKSLKTGLKSGTYQVDYNKPFDGTVSQNKVIRKSMLTTTTVYHVGDSKLFWVTDLNTNQNYQISARLAYSGTKAQVWVNNNQISDTDAAKLGAEFDTNIYPEVTNNFGAAPDINHDGKINILCYDIQDDFAETGGYVAGYFGAEDLYNTAQSNKSEIFYIDTYPTMGTGTTKDVTQAYSTLAHEFQHMVNFNQNVLVEKGDPMDTWLDEGLAMASEQIYSGHGQEDRLAYYNESAAIRNGQSLLYWDDAGDTLANYSLSYLFIQYLKIQCGQGDRIFKEIIDDPNNNYKAVEDVAKKYISPNITFGKLMTDFRIALLLKSPTGLYGFKGDPFFDSINPQIFTGSTTNLRGGGAVVESFNSAEGFSVPVNKGANVTYTFLNKDQGTGPANPLPLNTPVVSTIWNSDTQVKGTADPDTTVSVYVGQKEIGIAYTSSSGAFTINIPQQAGGTVVQIFEKDDSGNVSSAASITVKTVPLEGWVKSGGSWYYYNLSTEKKVTGWLQVNGKWYYFNGNGVMKTGWLQSGSTWYYLDASGAMKTGWVKIGTKWYYLASNGAMKIGWIQTGGKWYYLYKDGSMAYNTTINGYKLGAGGAWVGSSKTK
- the ilvB gene encoding biosynthetic-type acetolactate synthase large subunit translates to MSVLVSKGVRNSIAFESFRILGVDCVFSCSHHGIIPPEESGIRCCLLQNEQSAVHAADGYARATGRPGVVFLTTAAGITNSITGIATAYSDSVPLVVIAGTPLNPSNSQTAQELDIIGMTMPITKYSFPINDLDTLQPELKKALEMSTNGRPGPVLIEITKNNIGSPTREEPGKVLPSKQDIPQKRWMDIAKEWMEKAKKPVLFIGGGVISSGAAIDLREIVKHSRIPVVSSLMGIGAMEAGNPLFLGMLGMHGTYAANKAVHHCDLLISIGVRFSDRVTGKVSSFSPNSKKIHVDIDPAEINKIIPADLPIVSDAKEFLFQLKDKLDYEQIRKHADDWVNEAVDWKRTVPRFDKSNCFLSPQTVIQTLAKYSGDETIVVTDVGQHQIWTAHHYRFSKPRTFLSSGGLGTMGYGLPAAIGAAAAFPEKTILCVSGDGSFQMNLKELVTAVKYELPLKMAILNNGYLGMVRQWQELFYNGRYSAVKLSSPHFSKLAEAYGIPGYYAHSSQEAQQVIEAGLKHHGPVLMEFNVVEEENVYPIVPPNHSNHQLILSR
- a CDS encoding molybdopterin-dependent oxidoreductase, encoding MSDDKNQQNGIFRSVCSLDCPDQCGLLLHKKDGKIVKVEGDPNHPVTQGNICNKVRNMAERIYDGKRLKTPLKRIGQKGEGKFTPISWEEAISTITTRWKEMIQTDGPESILPYSFYGNMGRIAAEGIDRRFWNHLGASQLDRAICSSAGSVGYKYTMGGSFGIDPEDTIHSKLIIFWGINAASTNMHQVVLAQKARKQNGAKIVVIDVQKNQTARLADWFIPIYPGTDSALALGLMHILFAENMVDDDFLQKYTVGYTELREHIASYDPVKVAEITGVPVEDIYKLARMYGTTSPAYIRIGNGPQHHDNGGMFVRTVSCMPAITGQWLVKGGGAIKGNSGYLAFNSESLQRPDLLKNKHTRVINMNQLGDALMDLNPPVKSLYVYGSNPAVVAPSSNKVRNGLAREDLFMVVHDLFLTETAKYADLVLPATSSFENTDFYTSYWHHYIQLQQPVIEPFAEAKSNVEVFRLLAAGMGFTDSVFAETEAEMIASALDHPQNPYLEGICYENLVEKTYMKAQTKPLFSGALPTPSGKIELYSERMKQDGYPPLPTYIPLADDGDFRFSFVPGPTHHFLNSTFSNNSKHISLEKEPRLFMHQLDAESLGIKDGDLVRVWNLRGECMIKAAVGEQVLPGVVVTQGLWADAAESTYAGAPVSSAGRADTYVQSAKYLINQLTPDRIADMGGGAVFFSGRVNVEKI